One window from the genome of Candidatus Zixiibacteriota bacterium encodes:
- a CDS encoding DUF362 domain-containing protein: MERREFLKKTGQALALAAITGGTGLLFNNRQKFTYDRLMAKTGDFAVPADSAFPGMALAKNNDHVAALNASLDAMGGIKRFIRPGDRVTIKPNIGWDRTPAQGANTNPVLVAEMVRLCLVAGAAKVIVTDISCNDPRRCFLRSGIKEAAEKAGAKVILPDDDEFVKTDLKGELLTVWPVLKPFVDTDRLINMPIVKQHSLSSCTIGMKNLYGILGGRRNQLHQQIDQSIVDLAAFCRPTLVVVDATRVLTRGGPQGGSLDDVFVADTVFCTTDQVAADSRGAEFLGLTGDKVSHIILAAKSGLGMIDYRAAGYKEII, from the coding sequence ATGGAACGGCGCGAATTTCTGAAAAAGACCGGGCAGGCTCTGGCTCTGGCGGCCATAACCGGGGGAACGGGACTATTATTTAATAATCGGCAGAAATTCACTTATGACCGCCTGATGGCCAAAACCGGCGATTTCGCCGTACCGGCGGATAGTGCTTTTCCGGGAATGGCTCTGGCCAAAAACAACGACCATGTGGCCGCTTTGAATGCCTCACTTGATGCCATGGGGGGAATAAAACGGTTTATCCGTCCGGGCGACCGGGTGACTATCAAGCCGAACATAGGTTGGGATAGAACTCCGGCTCAGGGAGCCAATACCAACCCGGTTCTGGTGGCCGAAATGGTACGGCTCTGCCTGGTGGCCGGCGCCGCAAAGGTGATTGTCACCGATATTTCCTGCAACGACCCGCGCCGATGTTTTCTTCGCTCCGGTATCAAGGAGGCAGCCGAAAAAGCCGGCGCCAAAGTGATTCTTCCCGATGATGATGAATTTGTCAAAACCGATTTGAAAGGTGAGTTGCTGACCGTCTGGCCGGTACTGAAACCGTTTGTGGATACCGACCGGCTGATAAACATGCCGATTGTCAAACAGCATTCTTTGTCTTCGTGCACCATCGGGATGAAAAACCTTTACGGCATACTGGGGGGACGGCGCAACCAGTTGCACCAGCAAATTGACCAATCAATTGTCGATCTGGCCGCTTTCTGCCGCCCGACTCTGGTGGTGGTTGATGCCACTCGCGTGCTGACCCGCGGCGGCCCGCAGGGCGGCTCTCTGGATGATGTATTTGTTGCCGATACCGTTTTCTGCACCACCGACCAGGTGGCGGCCGATTCGCGCGGGGCGGAGTTTCTGGGACTGACCGGGGATAAAGTGAGCCATATCATACTGGCGGCCAAAAGCGGTCTTGGCATGATTGATTACCGGGCGGCCGGTTATAAGGAAATTATCTAG
- a CDS encoding 4Fe-4S binding protein, which translates to MTIATVRNLRRISQVVFFLTFFWLILKTNFQVNFNPANPDEITLPLPVSIALQFDPLTALGTLLANGTLFKGILWSLVILIPTIFIGRFFCGWVCPLGSLNHWISEFPSERARRKGGRKIESNRYKKYQRIKYYIFFFFITAALFGTLQIGLLDPLPFLARSIGTVVLPTIHTAASGILGWVKSFGLGPLSTAAQFAYDLMAPLFLTFRQAHFHTILTIGFLFVAVMILNRIFTRFWCRGICPLGAMLGIFSRYAIFGLQKNEPACTHCNECLLHCQGADNPDIGAPWHQAECHLCLNCQGLCPTSALKFKFLPEHNLTRTNPAPVQKVDISRRKVIASLAGGVALLPLLRSGDAFAVNANSLLIRPPGSAAEEDFIARCIRCGQCMRVCPNNALHPTLMEAGLEGIWSPILIARIGYCEPTCTLCGQVCPTGAIVELTLKQKVGGADITPNRIGTAFIDKGRCLPWAMAKPCIVCEEWCPTSPKAVYLREETVYDRRGNGIKVKQPHIDPDLCTGCGACEFACPVVDRAAIYITSIGESRSAENQILLQRKGIAQSNIRKG; encoded by the coding sequence ATGACTATCGCGACCGTAAGGAATCTTCGCCGGATATCACAGGTCGTTTTCTTTCTCACATTTTTCTGGCTGATACTGAAGACCAATTTCCAGGTTAATTTTAATCCGGCCAATCCGGATGAGATAACGCTTCCCCTGCCGGTTTCGATTGCGCTCCAGTTTGATCCGCTTACCGCGCTGGGAACGCTTCTGGCCAACGGGACTCTTTTCAAAGGGATTCTCTGGTCGCTGGTTATTTTGATTCCAACTATTTTCATCGGACGCTTTTTCTGCGGCTGGGTTTGCCCGCTCGGTTCGCTGAATCACTGGATATCGGAATTTCCCTCGGAAAGGGCGCGCCGCAAAGGGGGGCGGAAAATCGAGTCGAATCGCTACAAGAAATATCAGCGAATCAAGTACTATATCTTTTTCTTTTTTATTACCGCAGCGCTTTTCGGAACACTTCAGATCGGTCTTCTCGATCCGTTGCCGTTTCTGGCCCGTTCCATCGGGACGGTCGTCCTGCCGACTATTCATACGGCCGCCTCGGGAATATTGGGCTGGGTCAAATCATTCGGGTTGGGGCCGCTATCGACGGCGGCGCAGTTTGCCTATGATCTGATGGCTCCGCTTTTTCTGACTTTCCGCCAGGCGCATTTTCATACCATTCTGACGATCGGATTTCTTTTTGTCGCAGTGATGATACTGAACCGCATTTTCACCCGATTCTGGTGCCGCGGTATCTGCCCGCTGGGGGCGATGCTGGGGATATTCTCGCGCTACGCTATATTCGGTCTGCAGAAAAACGAACCGGCCTGCACCCACTGCAATGAATGTCTGCTGCATTGCCAGGGAGCAGATAATCCCGACATCGGTGCGCCGTGGCATCAGGCGGAATGTCATCTCTGCCTTAACTGCCAGGGACTTTGCCCTACATCGGCATTGAAATTCAAGTTTCTCCCCGAGCATAACCTTACCAGAACCAATCCGGCGCCGGTGCAAAAAGTAGATATATCCCGCCGTAAAGTAATCGCTTCGCTGGCCGGCGGCGTTGCGCTTCTGCCGCTGCTGCGCTCGGGCGATGCCTTTGCGGTGAATGCCAATTCGCTTCTGATCCGCCCGCCCGGTTCGGCCGCCGAGGAGGACTTTATCGCCCGCTGTATCCGCTGCGGGCAGTGTATGAGGGTCTGCCCCAATAATGCATTGCATCCGACTCTCATGGAGGCGGGCCTGGAGGGAATCTGGAGCCCAATATTGATTGCCCGCATCGGCTACTGCGAGCCGACCTGTACTCTCTGCGGGCAGGTCTGCCCGACCGGCGCGATTGTCGAGTTGACTTTGAAGCAGAAAGTGGGTGGGGCCGATATTACACCCAACCGGATCGGCACCGCTTTCATCGATAAAGGACGATGTCTCCCCTGGGCCATGGCCAAACCATGCATTGTCTGCGAGGAATGGTGCCCGACCTCGCCCAAAGCGGTCTATCTTCGCGAGGAGACGGTTTACGACCGGCGCGGCAACGGCATCAAAGTAAAACAGCCGCATATCGACCCGGACCTGTGCACCGGCTGCGGCGCCTGCGAGTTCGCCTGCCCGGTGGTCGACAGGGCGGCGATATACATAACCTCCATCGGCGAATCCCGCTCGGCGGAGAATCAAATACTTTTGCAGCGAAAAGGTATCGCTCAGAGCAATATCAGGAAAGGATAA
- a CDS encoding diacylglycerol kinase family protein, with product MRRFQGRDNKPRYRPLFYLLVNHQAAGYSKKKVEFLTGELSRAGLEYRLLEPSSAEEAVFQVKRIINTRPEGVIACGGDSTVNLAAQHLIRRSPGLGIFPLGRFNNFYRSLLGDPDAATAVKHILSRQSRSIDHGLAGGRFFLGSVGLGLVPELHELLDKKGIPRFGISWSRYTAAAAAAVSPQEYLIKIDAFRFNISPVLLNLNLLSYTLGLPLVSPSLDEDGKGEIIFDIGQGKAILSSFIRQIYKKKYLYSDEIRMFRGGKISIAPVKGKKLYIDGEITTCRTDTLEIEIFEKKIRIYQKKKE from the coding sequence ATGAGACGGTTTCAGGGAAGAGATAATAAACCGCGTTATCGGCCGCTTTTTTATCTGCTGGTCAATCACCAGGCGGCCGGATATTCCAAAAAGAAAGTGGAATTTCTGACCGGGGAATTGTCTCGTGCCGGTCTGGAGTATCGTCTCTTGGAGCCCTCTTCGGCCGAGGAGGCCGTTTTTCAGGTCAAACGGATCATAAACACCCGTCCCGAAGGGGTCATTGCCTGCGGCGGCGACAGTACCGTCAACCTGGCGGCCCAGCATCTCATCCGGCGCTCTCCCGGCCTGGGGATTTTCCCCCTTGGTCGATTCAACAATTTTTACCGCTCCCTTCTTGGCGACCCGGACGCGGCCACGGCGGTGAAACATATTCTTTCCCGTCAGAGCCGTTCGATCGATCACGGACTCGCCGGAGGCCGTTTCTTTCTCGGTTCGGTCGGCCTGGGACTCGTTCCCGAACTGCATGAGCTTCTTGATAAGAAAGGGATTCCCCGTTTCGGGATAAGCTGGTCGCGCTATACCGCTGCCGCGGCGGCGGCGGTCAGCCCGCAGGAGTATTTGATTAAGATAGATGCTTTCCGATTCAATATCAGCCCGGTGCTCTTAAATTTGAACCTTCTTTCTTACACTCTTGGTTTGCCTCTTGTTTCACCCTCGCTTGATGAGGACGGCAAAGGGGAGATTATTTTCGATATCGGACAGGGAAAGGCGATCCTCAGCAGCTTTATCCGGCAGATTTATAAGAAGAAATATCTCTACTCGGATGAAATAAGAATGTTTCGGGGAGGCAAAATATCGATTGCGCCGGTCAAAGGAAAAAAGCTTTATATCGACGGCGAGATCACAACCTGCCGCACGGATACTCTGGAAATCGAAATCTTCGAGAAGAAAATCAGGATTTATCAAAAGAAGAAAGAATAG
- a CDS encoding DUF5683 domain-containing protein codes for MRYSILIAISLFLLLVAGTAAAQPTNDSLPPNDTTKIISTPGLMVEAYYVDRPLDSSKTQNPTAALFKSILVPGWGQLGNGKYLKAGIVIATETYLIANLVRYAHRTADAKKAFDTAPDDITKGVLYTKYRRDKDDRNFYSWMTGVTIFISMFDAYVDAHLARFPKYPKGLSFDAGADEKSDFGVRISYNF; via the coding sequence GTGCGGTACTCTATTCTGATAGCCATAAGTCTCTTTCTGCTTTTGGTGGCGGGCACAGCAGCGGCACAACCAACGAACGATTCCCTCCCTCCGAACGATACTACCAAGATCATTTCCACGCCGGGCCTGATGGTTGAGGCCTACTATGTTGATCGCCCGCTTGACAGCAGCAAAACACAAAATCCGACCGCGGCCTTATTCAAGTCGATTCTGGTTCCTGGATGGGGACAGCTGGGAAACGGCAAGTACCTCAAGGCGGGAATTGTCATCGCCACCGAGACTTATTTGATCGCCAATCTGGTACGCTACGCCCACCGGACTGCGGATGCCAAGAAAGCCTTTGACACCGCCCCTGATGATATTACTAAGGGTGTCCTTTATACCAAGTATCGGCGGGATAAGGATGACCGCAATTTCTACTCCTGGATGACCGGGGTGACCATATTTATCTCGATGTTTGATGCTTATGTGGATGCGCATCTGGCCCGTTTTCCCAAGTACCCCAAGGGGCTCTCTTTTGATGCGGGCGCGGATGAAAAATCCGATTTCGGCGTGAGAATCAGTTACAATTTTTAA
- a CDS encoding HD domain-containing protein: MSVAKLEKERLEIAGKDDQSLINALFILFKTAQYVEASNATYLTQSSKFYVIFRRLAEEYGKISVKAIDGRIFICDKLVKFDSDGLVRARNVMDSWHLLGIGGMILDDSLDNRKLDKFIHLLATIKLRENNMESISQRLIDLGIDGITLLSIEEKEKKPALSLEKRTILKRAARANFFRAISVVEDVMARAAENREVDLGQAKRVVHSMIDQIAEEESYLIELTSIRDFDEYTYAHSTNVCVYALTIGVRLGLERQRLSELGFAALFHDIGKVKLPGDLIRKPDAYDENDWIQMQRHPRLGAKTILRNLRFDRHVARAARAAMEHHINEDFTGYPSLIEKRPTNLFSKIISIVDTFDALSSGRVYLKKAIPPDEVLRKMMYQMSVKFDAFLLKLFVNVVGIYPAGTMILLSSDELAVVSKTNPANLSRPCVRIVGDRSGPFKEYPDLDLAQAENASRKIVRIIDPAKYKIDLKNFILSDR, translated from the coding sequence ATGTCAGTCGCCAAACTTGAAAAAGAACGGCTCGAAATTGCCGGAAAAGACGACCAGTCGCTGATAAACGCCCTCTTCATTCTTTTCAAAACCGCTCAGTATGTCGAGGCCAGCAATGCCACTTATCTGACCCAGTCCTCGAAATTCTATGTCATTTTCAGGCGGCTGGCGGAGGAATATGGAAAGATTTCTGTCAAGGCGATTGACGGGCGGATATTCATCTGCGATAAACTGGTCAAGTTTGACAGCGATGGTCTGGTGCGGGCGCGAAATGTCATGGACAGCTGGCACCTGCTCGGCATCGGCGGCATGATCCTCGATGACTCCCTCGATAATCGCAAGCTTGATAAGTTCATTCACCTTCTGGCAACCATCAAACTTCGCGAAAACAACATGGAGTCAATTTCCCAGAGACTGATTGATTTGGGAATTGACGGCATAACGCTTCTGAGTATCGAAGAGAAAGAGAAGAAGCCGGCTCTTTCGCTGGAGAAACGAACGATTCTGAAGCGGGCCGCCCGCGCGAATTTTTTCCGGGCCATCTCCGTGGTCGAGGATGTCATGGCGCGTGCCGCCGAGAATCGCGAGGTTGACTTGGGACAGGCCAAGCGGGTTGTACATTCCATGATCGACCAGATTGCCGAGGAGGAGTCGTATTTGATAGAGTTGACCTCAATCCGCGATTTCGATGAATATACTTATGCCCACAGCACCAATGTCTGTGTCTATGCCCTGACTATCGGAGTCCGCCTGGGGTTGGAACGCCAACGTCTTTCGGAGCTCGGCTTTGCCGCCTTGTTCCATGACATCGGCAAAGTGAAACTCCCCGGCGATCTTATCCGCAAACCGGATGCCTATGATGAAAACGACTGGATACAAATGCAGCGGCACCCCCGGCTGGGGGCCAAGACGATTCTGCGCAACCTTCGCTTTGATAGGCATGTGGCGCGGGCCGCGCGAGCGGCCATGGAACATCATATCAACGAAGATTTCACCGGGTATCCTTCGCTAATTGAGAAGCGACCGACCAACCTCTTCTCAAAGATTATTTCGATCGTCGATACTTTTGATGCTCTAAGTTCCGGACGGGTTTATCTCAAGAAGGCTATCCCGCCGGATGAAGTCCTGCGGAAAATGATGTATCAGATGTCGGTGAAATTCGATGCTTTTCTGCTCAAGCTGTTTGTCAACGTCGTCGGCATCTATCCGGCCGGAACGATGATCCTTCTCTCTTCCGATGAACTGGCCGTCGTTTCCAAAACCAATCCGGCGAACCTCTCCCGCCCCTGCGTCCGTATTGTCGGCGACCGCAGCGGTCCTTTCAAAGAATATCCGGACCTTGACCTGGCGCAGGCGGAAAATGCCTCACGCAAGATCGTACGGATAATCGATCCGGCCAAATATAAAATAGATTTGAAGAACTTTATTTTATCCGACCGCTAA
- a CDS encoding HEAT repeat domain-containing protein gives MPENLSEQLLKDLSRLLADLMKIIKVVAVYPENNPLPAKLKESFSERFSDLIKETGGLVFAVAQNNLVWQNRTVYEDRSADEALAQLFHHAGITEISFSSEFGLQEANLFFRTMKTFVNREGGASDLVALLWQAHIPGFDYCTVDDFILREYDGGMMVQEKGDAGDPLTGGKTENDDGGRIVYSSIFLDDDGSVETESAPPTPGFGFVPGTRPLFQMGEGMAERKMGLNAAPSLSGATLPNTALILNDAFAMDELDKDKVDEILRRDAEFEPYRSSMDLLREVVAQEDDAAEFAETLMTLEKMQSEFLKTGQLAAAGEILSFLQELNHPAGGRRRYWPEKIKDALAMAGSKERLEILGAMLNSNAGITAEEIEKYLNHFGWEALSAVTGLLGELEHRHHREAICRYLTLAGKEHIDIISRGIFDRRWFVVRNSVSVLAAIGGEKAFSYLEKAITHNEARVRQQIIKGLAGMKDPQAVEILARLVWDSDAVVSQAALETIFHLNSDAVLDAVTTIINDDRIATLSAPDQENLLITYSRLGGEQAAVYLGTLISGWKLFMREVDDFYQKMAFKALGYNKSEKAERILLKYNRSWSRRIRKMAAEAMACRRRAIYGDK, from the coding sequence GATTTGATGAAGATCATCAAAGTGGTGGCGGTCTATCCGGAAAATAATCCTTTGCCGGCCAAACTGAAAGAATCGTTCAGCGAAAGATTCTCCGATTTGATTAAAGAGACCGGCGGCCTGGTTTTTGCGGTCGCGCAAAACAATCTGGTCTGGCAGAATCGAACGGTGTATGAAGACCGCTCAGCCGACGAGGCGCTGGCTCAGCTATTCCACCATGCCGGGATCACCGAAATATCATTTTCCTCCGAATTTGGTCTTCAGGAAGCCAATCTGTTTTTCCGAACCATGAAGACCTTTGTCAATCGGGAGGGGGGAGCCTCCGACCTGGTGGCCCTTCTCTGGCAGGCGCACATTCCCGGATTCGACTATTGTACCGTCGATGATTTTATTCTGCGGGAGTACGACGGCGGCATGATGGTACAGGAAAAAGGAGACGCGGGCGATCCCCTTACGGGTGGTAAGACAGAGAACGATGATGGCGGTCGGATAGTATATTCTAGTATTTTTCTCGATGATGACGGGTCGGTCGAGACCGAGTCCGCCCCGCCGACGCCGGGCTTTGGATTTGTGCCCGGAACAAGACCGCTTTTCCAGATGGGCGAGGGAATGGCCGAGCGCAAGATGGGATTGAATGCGGCGCCCTCCCTGAGCGGCGCCACCCTGCCGAATACCGCCCTTATTCTCAATGATGCTTTTGCGATGGATGAACTGGACAAGGATAAGGTAGACGAAATTCTCCGCCGCGATGCCGAATTCGAACCTTACCGCTCATCCATGGATCTCCTCCGCGAAGTTGTGGCCCAGGAAGACGATGCCGCCGAATTCGCCGAAACATTAATGACCCTTGAAAAGATGCAATCGGAATTTCTGAAGACGGGACAGCTGGCCGCGGCCGGCGAGATTCTCTCCTTTCTTCAGGAACTTAATCATCCGGCCGGAGGTCGCCGCCGGTACTGGCCGGAAAAAATCAAAGACGCCCTTGCGATGGCCGGTAGCAAAGAGAGGCTTGAAATTCTGGGAGCGATGCTCAACAGCAACGCCGGTATTACGGCCGAGGAAATCGAAAAATACCTGAATCATTTCGGTTGGGAAGCGCTCTCGGCGGTCACGGGGCTTTTGGGTGAGTTGGAGCATCGCCATCACCGCGAGGCGATCTGCCGCTATCTGACCCTGGCCGGGAAAGAGCATATTGATATTATTTCGAGGGGCATATTTGACCGCCGCTGGTTTGTTGTCCGTAATTCGGTCTCCGTGCTGGCCGCCATCGGTGGTGAGAAGGCCTTCAGCTATCTGGAGAAGGCAATTACCCATAATGAAGCAAGGGTGCGCCAGCAGATAATCAAAGGCCTGGCAGGTATGAAAGATCCGCAGGCGGTCGAAATTCTGGCGCGGCTGGTTTGGGATTCCGATGCCGTGGTCAGTCAGGCCGCCCTCGAGACAATTTTTCATTTGAATAGCGATGCCGTGCTTGATGCCGTCACAACCATCATCAACGATGACCGTATCGCCACCCTCAGCGCTCCCGACCAGGAAAATCTTCTGATTACATATTCCCGCCTTGGCGGTGAACAGGCCGCCGTCTATCTCGGGACTCTTATTTCCGGCTGGAAGCTGTTTATGAGAGAAGTCGATGATTTCTATCAGAAAATGGCCTTCAAGGCGCTGGGATATAACAAGTCGGAGAAGGCCGAAAGAATACTCCTGAAATATAATCGATCCTGGAGCCGCCGGATACGCAAAATGGCCGCTGAGGCGATGGCCTGCCGCCGTCGGGCCATTTATGGAGATAAATGA